The Kutzneria kofuensis genome includes the window CGGCTTCGGTTTCACCGCGTTCGGCGACCAGGGCGTCGGCTACAACGCCACGGCGACCACCACCCTGATCGCCGGCCTCACTCCCGCGTTCCACCTGCACATGGGTGATCTCAGCTACGCCAACTCCAGCGGCGGCGGGGACACCACCGACGAGTACGACGCCCGCATCTGGGACTCGTTCTTCCAGCAGAACGAGGCGGCCGCCGCGCAGATCCCGTGGATGATGGCGATCGGCAACCACGAGATGGAGCCGTGGTACGCCGCCGACGGCTACGGCGGCGTCCGGGCCCGGTTCACCATGCCGGACAACGCCTGGAGCGGGTCGACCGGCATCTACTCGTGGCGGTACCAGAACGTCGGCCTGATCAGCCTGGACGGCAACGACGTCTGCTACAACACGCCGGCGAACCTGGACTACACCAAGGGAAAGCAGCTCAGCTGGCTGAAGGCCACGCTGAAGGCGATGCGGGCCGACGCCACCATCGACTTCATCGTGGTGTACTTCCACCAGTGCGCCTACTCGACGTGCCAGGACAACGGCGCCGAGCTCGGCGCGCAGCAGAAGTGGACGCCGCTGTTCGACCAGTACAAGGTGGACCTGGTTCTCAACGGGCACAACCACATCTACGAGCGCACCGACCCGATCCGCGCCGGCAAGGCCACCCGGAAGCTGGCCTCCGGGGACACCGTCACGCCGGCCAAGGACGGCACGACCTACGTGGTGGCGGGCGGCGGGGGCGGCGGGCTGTACAAGTTCCCGGGCTCCGACACGTACATGGGGCACGAGACGAGCAACGACAGCCCGCAGCCGATGAAGGTGTCCGATGAGGACGGTCACGACAAGACCGTCAAGGTGACGTGGTCCCGCGTGCGCTACACCGGCTACTGCCTGGTCGCCGTCGACGTCGTCCCGGCGACGGCGACCACGCCGGCCCGCATGACGGTCAGGTCGCTGACCGAGGACGGCACCGCCGTCGACCAGTTCACCGTGCAGCGCTAGCCGATCACCCTGGTGAGCTCCGGCAGGCCCTCGGCTCCGGCCACGGCCTGCCGGACAACGGCCTCGCCTTGTCCCCCAACGACGTCGTCACGTCACGCCCCGATCGCGTCGAGCTCGGCGACGACGTCCTTGGCCAGCCGCAGGTCGCCGGCCGCGATGTTCTCCCGC containing:
- a CDS encoding purple acid phosphatase family protein translates to MRETTGRRLTLAEQHEQYTARYSRRALFRAGAVGGAALAVGGVLPATSSAAPTVTVKDKVAGSALRPFGRHIAFGADPSQQVVVSWQVPAAVTAPFIRIGTSPTELGSAIAAEVRTLTSQLSWQKPVEDEPLVKPKTVVQYYLHARLDHLVPDTTYYYVVGHQGYDPAGKLDGVATFRTAPAVGRGAGFGFTAFGDQGVGYNATATTTLIAGLTPAFHLHMGDLSYANSSGGGDTTDEYDARIWDSFFQQNEAAAAQIPWMMAIGNHEMEPWYAADGYGGVRARFTMPDNAWSGSTGIYSWRYQNVGLISLDGNDVCYNTPANLDYTKGKQLSWLKATLKAMRADATIDFIVVYFHQCAYSTCQDNGAELGAQQKWTPLFDQYKVDLVLNGHNHIYERTDPIRAGKATRKLASGDTVTPAKDGTTYVVAGGGGGGLYKFPGSDTYMGHETSNDSPQPMKVSDEDGHDKTVKVTWSRVRYTGYCLVAVDVVPATATTPARMTVRSLTEDGTAVDQFTVQR